A genomic window from Vitis riparia cultivar Riparia Gloire de Montpellier isolate 1030 chromosome 16, EGFV_Vit.rip_1.0, whole genome shotgun sequence includes:
- the LOC117933128 gene encoding protein IQ-DOMAIN 14-like, whose translation MGKNSRWFRRLFSGKKSKSSPAAESVGSDSKQGKNKKKWSILGSGNAEEIKEEPSKEVETRISCAEPQSGSQVDASRHAITVAAAAAAVAEAAVAAAQAAAEVVRLTNSGKCSGSGGRRMDVAAVIIQSAFRGYLARRALKALKALVKLQALVRGHIVRKRSADMLRRMQALARVQARARVSRARAILESSHSTRRFSLSHHMRWGSNPNISDIFNREKAQQDSSWLEQWMEECSWNDRRRDSSLKTRDPDHHDDESRDKILEVDTWKPDPNSMGSKRMHQKSTPQFSSYYTKPQKPISCQSMGRAPSSLSSLQCPFEVDEAAVYTADNSPQALPSLTRLGSSSARRRSTTALTPPRSDSSTNFFSDHPKYMANTQSSQAKVRSQSAPRLRLNFEKLGSSKRSFHGCWDPNSSPNKSIINKGRSGSGPGCLDRVGSSTRLR comes from the exons ATGGGCAAAAATTCCAGATGGTTCCGGCGACTGTTTTCCGGAAAAAAGTCAAAGAGCTCGCCGGCGGCGGAGTCTGTTGGGTCAGACTCAAAGCAGgggaagaacaagaagaaatgGAGCATCCTCGGATCTGGAAACGCAGAAGAAATTAAGGAGGAGCCGTCGAAGGAGGTCGAGACCCGAATATCGTGTGCAGAGCCCCAGTCAGGTTCACAAGTGGACGCGAGCAGGCACGCGATAACTgtggcggcggcggcggcggcggtgGCCGAGGCTGCTGTAGCGGCGGCACAGGCGGCAGCGGAGGTGGTACGGCTCACGAATAGCGGGAAGTGTAGCGGGAGCGGCGGCCGGCGGATGGACGTTGCAGCGGTTATAATACAGTCTGCTTTCAGAGGCTACCTG GCAAGGAGGGCACTGAAGGCACTGAAAGCACTGGTGAAGCTACAGGCACTGGTGAGAGGCCACATAGTGAGGAAACGAAGTGCAGATATGCTTAGGCGCATGCAGGCGCTGGCCCGAGTCCAGGCTCGTGCCCGTGTCAGTAGGGCTCGTGCTATCTTAGAGTCCTCCCATTCAACCCGCAGATTCTCCCTATCCCACCACATG AGATGGGGTTCGAATCCAAACATCAGCGATATCTTCAACCGAGAAAAAGCGCAACAGGATTCCAGCTGGTTAGAGCAGTGGATGGAAGAATGTTCCTGGAACGACAGGAGGAGGGACTCTTCACTGAAAACCAGGGATCCTGATCATCATGATGATGAGAGCAGAGACAAGATTCTCGAAGTAGACACCTGGAAACCTGACCCCAACTCCATGGGAAGCAAAAGAATGCACCAGAAATCAACTCCACAATTTTCCAGCTACTACACAAAACCTCAAAAACCAATCTCATGCCAGTCAATGGGGAGGGCGCCCTCATCTTTAAGCTCACTTCAATGCCCGTTTGAAGTAGATGAAGCAGCTGTGTACACTGCAGACAACAGCCCACAAGCTCTTCCTTCTTTGACCAGGCTTGGAAGCAGTAGCGCTAGGAGGAGGAGTACTACAGCCTTGACCCCTCCAAGGTCTGACAGCTCCACAAACTTCTTCTCGGACCATCCAAAATACATGGCTAATACGCAGTCTTCCCAGGCAAAGGTCAGGTCCCAAAGTGCCCCTAGGCTCCGGCTTAACTTCGAGAAATTGGGTTCTTCCAAGAGATCCTTCCATGGATGCTGGGACCCAAACAGCAGTCCAAATAAGAGCATAATAAACAAAGGCCGATCAGGGTCAGGCCCCGGTTGCTTAGATAGGGTTGGAAGTAGTACTAGATTGAGGTGA
- the LOC117932913 gene encoding putative non-specific lipid-transfer protein 14: MVISHEMGGQKAVKVMGILMVLSWAQTTMAAIDCSTVTALVSACSTFITYGAPDPIPGSPCCDAVVGLNSIADSIDNRRSVCRCLMSLIATYNPNATAIATLPGFCGISLGFNLDPNTDCNLVDGAASNE; the protein is encoded by the exons ATGGTGATTTCTCATGAAATGGGCGGCCAGAAGGCAGTGAAGGTGATGGGAATTTTGATGGTGCTATCATGGGCCCAAACAACAATGGCTGCCATAGACTGCAGTACCGTGACAGCGCTGGTCTCCGCCTGCTCCACCTTCATCACCTACGGTGCCCCAGACCCCATCCCTGGCTCCCCTTGCTGTGATGCAGTGGTGGGCCTCAACAGCATCGCGGACTCCATTGATAACCGGCGATCAGTTTGCCGGTGCTTAATGAGCCTCATTGCTACTTACAATCCTAATGCTACTGCCATAGCTACATTGCCTGGGTTCTGTGGCATCTCTCTCGGCTTCAATCTTGATCCCAATACTGACTGCAACTT GGTGGATGGTGCGGCATCTAATGAGTGA
- the LOC117932912 gene encoding RHOMBOID-like protein 2: MPPSEDLESRGAKNRGGSYTSSSVIEDSETQWTSWLVPMFVVANVAVFVVAMYINNCPKENSRAQGKCVAGFLGRFSFQPLKENPLFGPSSKTLEKLGALEWKKVVSKHQGWRLVTCIWLHAGVIHLLVNMLSLVLIGIRLEQQFGFVRIGVIYLLSGFGGSVLSSLFIQNSISVGASGALFGLLGAMLSELITNWSMYTNRAAALLTLLVIVAVNLTVGILPRVNNFAHIGGFVTGFFLGFILMPRPQFGWIEGRNLPADVRVKSKYKAYQYVCWLVSLVLLIAGFTVGLVMLYKGKNGSEHCHWCHYLSCVPTSSWKCDETQF, from the exons ATGCCTCCAAGTGAAGATCTTGAAAGCAGGGGAGCCAAAAACAGGGGAGGCAGCTACACATCGTCTTCTGTGATTGAAGATTCGGAGACCCAATGGACTTCATGGCTTGTGCCCATGTTTGTTGTGGCCAACGTTGCTGTTTTTGTCGTTGCCATGTATATTAATAATTGCCCCAAGGAGAATTCTAGGGCTCAAGGCAAGTGTGTGGCAGGGTTTCTTGGGAGGTTCTCGTTTCAGCCTCTGAAGGAGAATCCTCTGTTTGGCCCTTCTTCCAAGAC attgGAAAAGTTGGGAGCTCTTGAGTGGAAAAAAGTTGTCAGTAAGCATCAAGGATGGAGGCTTGTCACTTGCATCTGGTTACATGCTGGTGTCATTCATCTGCTTGTAAACATGTTGAGCTTGGTCTTGATTGGTATTCGACTCGAACAGCAATTTGGTTTTG TGCGGATAGGAGTAATTTACCTGTTGTCAGGATTTGGAGGGAGTGTTCTTTCGTctctatttattcaaaatagcATCTCTGTTGGGGCTTCTGGTGCTCTTTTTGGGCTTTTGGGAGCAATGCTTTCAGAGCTTATTACAAACTGGTCCATGTATACAAACAGG GCTGCAGCACTACTCACACTCTTGGTCATTGTTGCGGTTAATCTAACCGTTGGGATTCTGCCACGTGTCAATAATTTTGCCCATATTGGTGGGTTCGTGACAGGTTTCTTCCTGGGCTTTATTTTGATGCCTCGACCTCAGTTTGGGTGGATAGAGGGTCGGAACCTTCCAGCTGATGTCCGTGTCAAATCCAAATACAAGGCCTACCAATATGTGTGCTGGCTGGTTTCTCTTGTTCTGCTGATTGCAGG ATTTACAGTTGGATTAGTGATGCTGTACAAGGGAAAGAATGGGAGTGAACACTGCCATTGGTGCCACTACCTCAGCTGTGTCCCAACCTCTAGCTGGAAATGCGATGAGACTCAATTTTAG
- the LOC117932980 gene encoding 60S ribosomal protein L24-like isoform X2: MDFRTELCRFSGAKIYPGKGIRFVRSDSQVFLFANSKCKRYFHNRLKPSKLTWTAMYRKQHKKDIAAEAVKKKRRTAKKPYSRSIVGATLELIQKRRTEKPEVRDAAREAALREIKERIKKTKDEKKAKKAEVMAKTQKTQSKGVPKGAAPKGPKLGGGGGKR; this comes from the exons atGGATTTCAGGACTGAACTCTGCCGCTTCAGTGGGGCCAAGATATACCCTGGTAAGGGTATCAGATTTGTTCGGTCTGATTCCCAG GTTTTTCTCTTTGCCAATTCTAAATGCAAGAGGTACTTCCACAACCGGCTTAAGCCATCGAAGCTTACATGGACAGCCATGTACAGAAAACAGCACAAGAAg GACATTGCAGCAGAAGCTGTTAAGAAGAAGCGCCGCACCGCAAAGAAGCCATACTCAAGGTCCATAGTGGGTGCCACATTGGAGCTTATACAGAAGAGAAGAACCGAGAAACCTGAAGTTCGAGATGCTGCTAGGGAGGCTGCTCTCCG TGAAATTAAAGAGAGGATCAAGAAAACCAAGGATGAAAAGAAAGCCAAGAAGGCTGAGGTAATGGCCAAGACGCAGAAAACTCAGAGCAAGGGTGTGCCTAAAGGGGCTGCACCAAAGGGCCCCAAGCTTGGAGGAGGAGGTGGAAAGCGCTGA
- the LOC117932980 gene encoding 60S ribosomal protein L24-like isoform X1 has product MVLKTELCRFSGAKIYPGKGIRFVRSDSQVFLFANSKCKRYFHNRLKPSKLTWTAMYRKQHKKDIAAEAVKKKRRTAKKPYSRSIVGATLELIQKRRTEKPEVRDAAREAALREIKERIKKTKDEKKAKKAEVMAKTQKTQSKGVPKGAAPKGPKLGGGGGKR; this is encoded by the exons ATGGTTCTCAA GACTGAACTCTGCCGCTTCAGTGGGGCCAAGATATACCCTGGTAAGGGTATCAGATTTGTTCGGTCTGATTCCCAG GTTTTTCTCTTTGCCAATTCTAAATGCAAGAGGTACTTCCACAACCGGCTTAAGCCATCGAAGCTTACATGGACAGCCATGTACAGAAAACAGCACAAGAAg GACATTGCAGCAGAAGCTGTTAAGAAGAAGCGCCGCACCGCAAAGAAGCCATACTCAAGGTCCATAGTGGGTGCCACATTGGAGCTTATACAGAAGAGAAGAACCGAGAAACCTGAAGTTCGAGATGCTGCTAGGGAGGCTGCTCTCCG TGAAATTAAAGAGAGGATCAAGAAAACCAAGGATGAAAAGAAAGCCAAGAAGGCTGAGGTAATGGCCAAGACGCAGAAAACTCAGAGCAAGGGTGTGCCTAAAGGGGCTGCACCAAAGGGCCCCAAGCTTGGAGGAGGAGGTGGAAAGCGCTGA